One Bufo gargarizans isolate SCDJY-AF-19 chromosome 4, ASM1485885v1, whole genome shotgun sequence DNA window includes the following coding sequences:
- the NCK1 gene encoding cytoplasmic protein NCK1 isoform X2 produces MDLPNFFKHWFSIGKVKRKPNMPDSSSTADESFSDTERLYDLNMPAYVKFTYAAERDDELSLVKGTKVIVMEKCSDGWWRGSYNGRVGWFPSNYVTEESDSPSGDQVGTLSEKLAAVVNNLNNGRSLHVVQALYPFSSSNEEELNFEKGEMMDVIEKPENDPEWWKCRKSNGLVGLVPKNYVTIMQTSSGYEPLPPRCDYIGPSVTGRFAGNQWYYGKVTRHQAEMALNERGNEGDFLIRDSESSPNDFSVSLKAQGKNKHFKVQMKDNVYCIGQRKFNTMEELVEHYKKAPIFTSEQGEKLYLIKPLS; encoded by the exons gtattggAAAAGTAAAACGAAAACCCAACATGCCAGATTCCTCTTCCACAGCAGATGAAAGCTTCTCGGACACAGAGCGATTGTATGACCTCAACATGCCAGCTTACGTAAAGTTCACATACGCCGCAGAGAGGGATGATGAATTGTCCTTGGTGAAAGGCACTAAGGTGATTGTAATGGAGAAGTGCAGTGATGGATGGTGGCGTGGAAGTTACAATGGACGCGTAGGATGGTTTCCGTCAAACTACGTAACTGAAGAGAGCGATAGCCCTTCTGGTGACCAAGTGGGCACATTGTCTGAAAAATTAGCAGCAGTGGTCAACAATCTCAATAACGGTCGCTCACTACATGTCGTTCAAGCCCTGTATCCATTTAGCTCGTCGAATGAGGAAGAGCTTAATTTTGAGAAGGGTGAAATGATGGATGTTATTGAGAAGCCAGAAAATGATCCAGAGTGGTGGAAATGCCGGAAGAGCAATGGTCTTGTAGGACTGGTGCCAAAGAACTACGTTACTATTATGCAGACCAGTTCGGGTTATGAGCCTTTACCACCACGATGTGATTACATTGGACCCTCTGTGACTGGACGTTTTGCTGGCAACCAGTGGTATTATGGAAAAGTGACGCGGCACCAAGCAGAAATGGCACTCAACGAGAGAGGGAATGAGGGCGACTTTCTAATTCGAGACAGTGAGTCATCG CCAAATGATTTCTCGGTGTCCCTGAAAGCCCAAGGCAAGAACAAACATTTCAAAGTTCAGATGAAAGACAATGTGTACTGCATTGGCCAGCGCAAGTTTAACACCATGGAGGAGTTGGTAGAACATTACAAAAAGGCCCCTATTTTTACCAGCGAGCAAGGCGAGAAACTCTATCTAATCAAGCCTTTGTCATGA